A region of the Candidatus Krumholzibacteriia bacterium genome:
CTTCAGACGATGGCGGACGATCCACTTGCGCTCGATGGGTTCGTCGAGCGGCGCGGCGTAGTCCTGGTAGCCGATCCACAGCGCACCCGAGCGCGGATCGAACGCGCGCGGTTCGTAGCCGTCGTCGGGCAGACGCACCAGCGAGTGGTGCTGCACCAGGGTCACGGAGTCGGGCGTCGGTGTGACCTTGCGTACCTCGGGCCCCGGCTCGTCGCTGCCGAAGGTGAGGATCGCCTCGAACTCGAGGTTGTCGGGAAAGGCGAGCACCTGGCTCGGGTCCAGCGTGCTGCGGTCGTCGTCGAGTTCGAACTTCCCCTGACCCGTGCGCTTCAGCGTGCGGACCACGCCGTGGGCGTCGCGGACGACGAAGTCCGTGAAGTCGACCACGAAGTCGCCGCCGGGTGCCTCGGCCACCACCGGGCCGGACCACAGGATCGACCGCGCGAAGGCCTGCTCCACGGCGCGGCGCTCGTCGGGGTTGTCGCTGGTGGCGCGGAAGCCCAGGTTCGGCTGCACCACGTAGAGTCTCCGCCCGATGCGGTGCAGCTCGACCACGCGCGTGCTCCCGATCCTGCCGCGGTCCAGACCGACCGGATTGCTGCCCAGTCCGTGCGCCAGTCCCTCGACGTACAGCACCTCGGCCACCAGACCGTCGGCGCCGGCGGGCGGGAACTCGAGCCAGACCCTGGCCGCGTCCCGGTCGAGGATCACGTCGAACAGACCCGCCAGGCGTTCCTTGCCCTCGACGAACTTCTCCAGCGGCCCGGGCTCCGGCTCGGGAGGCGGCGTCTGCGTGGCCGCGGGATCGGGAGTCGGCGGGGTCGGCGTGGAGGTCCCACAGCCGGCGATCAGGACGAGAGCGAAGACGAAGATCGAGCGGGCGGGTCGCACGGAGGCTCCTCGGGTCGGGGCCGGATGGGCGGAGGTCGCCGAGACTATCGCCCGGACCGTGGGTCCACAAGGGGACTCGGCTTGTGAGGGGTGTGCGGTCGGCACTACCCTGATCGACCGGAGTGCGACGACGGGGACCATCGACGGGAGACGACGTGGCAGCGGCGGCCGACAAGAAGACGGTGATCAAGACCCTCGAACGCATCGCGGTGCTGCTCGAGCTGAGCGGTGCCAACCCCTTCAAGAGCCGCGCCTTCCAGAACGGCGCGCGGGCACTGCAGTCCTACGAGGGCGATCTCACGGCCGGCCTCGAGAGCGGCGAGCTGAAGAAGATCAAGGGCGTGGGCAAGGGGATCCTGACCGAGGTCGAGTCCCTGCTCGCCGACGGCACCAGTCCGGCCCTGGTGGAACTCGAGGACGCCGTCCCCGCCGGTCTGCTCGAGATCGTCCGCGTGCCCGGTCTGGGGCCGAAGCGCGTGCGTGTCCTGCACGAGAAGCTGGGCATCGAGACCCTGGGCGAGCTGGAATACGCCTGCAACGAGAACCGCCTGGTGCAGCTCGACGGCTTCGGTGCGAAGACCCAGCAGAAGATCCTGGCCGGCATCGAGACGGTCCGTCGCTTCGGTGGTCGTCACCTGCTCAGCGACGCCTGGGCCGCGGCCGATCGGCTCATGGACTTCGTGCGGGGGATCGACGGCGTCGAGCATTTCGAACTGGCCGGCTCGATTCGCCGCCGCCGCGAGACGATCAAGGACGTCGACATCCTCGTCAGCGCCGCCGATCCCGGCCGCGTGCACGAGGCCTTCACCGGCATGGACGCCGTGGCCGAAGTCATCGGCAGCGGCGACACCAAGACCAGCGTGCGGTTGGACACCGGCATCCAGGTCGACCTGCGCACGGTCACGCCACGGCAGTTCCCCTTCGCGTTGCACTACTTCACCGGCAGCAAGGAACACAACACGCGCATGCGGCAGCGCGCCAAGGACCGCGGCCTGAAGCTCAACGAGTACGGACTGTTCCCCACCGGAAGCGACGCCTCGCTCGAGCTCGACAGCGAGGACGCGATCTTCGAGGCGCTCGACCTGCACCCCATTCCGCCCGAGCTGCGCGAGGACATGGGCGAGTTCGACGCCGCCGAGCAGGGCGACCTGCCGCCGCTGGTCGAGGAAGCCGACATCCGCGGCGTGCTCCACAACCACACCACCTGGAGCGACGGCGCCCACTCGGTGCGCGAGATGGCCGAGGCCGCGCGGGCCATGGGCTACCAGTACCTGGGGCTGAGCGACCACAGCCAGAGCGCGTTCTACGCCCACGGCCTGAAGCCCGATGCGATCCTGCGCCAGCACGAGGAGATCGACGAGGTCAACGCCAGCTTCGACGACTTCGTCGTGCTCAAGGGGATCGAGAGCGACATCCTTCCCGACGGCTCGCTCGACTACGACGACGACGTCCTCGAGCGCATGGACTTCGTGGTGGCGAGCGTGCACGGCCACTTCGGTCTGAAGCCGGAGGACCAGACGAAGCGCTGCATCCGCGCGGTGCAGAATCCCTTCACGAGCATCCTCGGGCACCCGACCGGCCGTCTGCTGCTCGCCCGCGACGGTTTCGAGATGGACCTGGAGGCGGTGATCGAGGCCGCGGTCGAGGTCGACTGCGCGCTGGAGTTGAACGCGAACCCGCATCGGCTCGACCTCGACTGGCGCGAGCTGCGCCACGCCGCCAAGCTCGGTGCGCGGATCAGCATCGGCCCCGATGCGCACCGCACCGAGGGCCTGCAGGACGTGCGCTACGGCGTGGCCGTGGCGCGCAAGGGATGGCTGCGGGCCGAGAACGTGCTCAACGCGCTGCCGCTCGACGAACTGCGGGCCTGGTTGCGCGCGCGGCGGGGGTGAAATCGGCGCTTGCGGTCGCCCCGTCGGCCCGCACAATGGAGCGCGGAGGCCCGATGAACGATTCCAGCGATCCGCGGCGCCCCTGGTGGGGTGTGCACGAGATCCCGCTCGGCGAGACGCGCACCTGGTGGATCGGCCCGCTGCGCCTGTCGATCACCCGCCTGGCGCACGAGATCCAGATCACCCGGTGGACCGAGGGCGACGCGCTCGCGCCGGGCCTGCGCGTGGCCGACCCCGAACCGGTCGATCCGCCCGCGTCGGCGGAGTTCGGACGCTTCGGGTTCGAGGAGACTCCGTCTTCGATCCACCTGCTTCCGCTGCACGCCGACCGGCCCGTGGTGGCCCAGCCCGAGTATCCCTTCCACCTGCCCGCGCGTGAGTCGGCGACCATCTACGTGAGCACGCCGTTGTGGCTGCAGGTCCGCAGCCGCGCCGACGCCCTGCCGTTCTACGAGACGTCGCTCTTCCGCCCGTCGGACACCTGGTTCGGACCGAGCACCCGCGTGGGCGAGCTGTGCTACGCCAGCCGCACGGCGGCGCGCCTGAACCTCGAGAACGTGCCCGTCCTCGCCCAGCGGGCGGTGGCCGCCGTGCACGTGCGCAACCGCTCGGCCAAGCGCCTCGACCTCGAGCGCTTGAAACTGCCCGCGCCCTTCCTGTCGCTGCACGCGGCGGGCGACGGCCACCTGTGGGCCGAGCGGGTGACCCTGCTGCGGCGCGGGAACGACGACGCGGCCGAACTCGAGCTGTCGCGCCGGCCTCCCGGCGAGGCCGGCACCACGGCCTACGTGCATGCCGCCCGCGAGAAACCGACGCGCGGCGCTCTGCTGCGCACCTTCGGGCGCATGCTGAACCGGATCGACGATCATGTTTGACATGCTTCCATCCCTCGATTTCGCGGCACTGATCGACACGCTCCACGTGGAATCGGTCTTCCGGGCCGCGGTCGTCCTGATCCTGGGTATCGTGCTGACGCGGCTCGTGGGCCGCGGGGTGGGGCGCATGGTCGAAGTGCGCCTGAGCGCACAGGAAGGCATGGTCACGCGGCGCCTCATCACCTGGGTGCTGGGAACCCTGATCGTGGTCACCGCGCTCAACGAACTCGGCTTCGACCTGCGTGTTCTGCTCGGTGCCGCCGGCGTCTTGACCGTGGCCCTGGGCTTCGCGTCGCAGACCTCGGCCTCGAACCTGATCAGTGGGCTGTTCCTGATGGCCGAGCGCCCCTTCGTGGTGGGCGACTACATCCAGGTGGACGACCGTACCGGAGAAGTGCTGTCGATCGACCTGCTGTCGGTGAAGTTGCGCACCTTCGACAACCTGCTCGTGCGCGTGCCGAACGAGGACATCATCAAGAAGCACATCGTCAACCTGACCCATTTCCCGATCCGCCGCGTCGACCTGAAGTTGCGCGTGGCCTACGGATCGGACATGGACCACGTCCGAGAGATCCTGGCGCGGGTGGCCGACGACACTCCTCTGTGCATGACCGAGCCCGAACCGCTGTTCGTCTTCCTGCGCATGGGCGAGTCGGGGATCGAGTTCCAGTACTCGATCTGGGGAACACGCGACAACTACCTCGACCTGCTGAACAGCATGTACACGGCGGTCGAGGCCGCACTGCGGGCCGAGGGAATCGAGGTTCCACTGCCGAAGCGTTCGGTGGTGGGCGCACGCGCGGACGAGCCCGTGCGCCTGGACACGCACCCAGCGACGAGGGATTGATCATGTTCCACAAGAAGCATCCCGAGCTTGGCGCCAAGCCGGGCTCGCTGGTCATCTCGCCCGATGCCGCACCCCCACGGATCCGCCTGATCGACTACTCGACGTCGCATCACGAGACCGTGGACGATCTGCCGGTCCACGAGATCGGCCAGCACGTGCAGACACCTTCGGTGTCGTGGGTGGAGGTCCGGGGGCTGGGCGACCGTCACGTGTTCGAGGAGTTGTCGCGGCAACTCGAGATCCATCCACTGGCGATCGAGGACGCGGTCAACGTGCCGGTACGGCCCAAGAGCGAGCTCTACCCGAACTTCCACCTGGTCGTCCTGCGCATGATCCGCGGGCTCCCGGACGGTCGTCTGGAACGATCCCAGGTCACGCTCTTCGTCGGCGAGCGGATCCTGTTGACGGTGCAGGAAGGCCAGGCCGACGTGTTCGACAAGGTGCGTCGGCGCACCGAGATCGGTCCGCGCATGCGCGCGTCCGGGCCGGACTACCTGGCCTACGCCCTGATCGACCTGGTGATCGACGCCTACTTCCCCGTGATCGAGACGATCAGTCAGAGGATCGAGGATCTCGAGGAAGAGATCACACTCGAGGCACGGCGCTCGCACGTGGCCGCGGTTCTGGACCTGCGCCGGGAATTGCAGGAGTTGCGTCGCGACATGGAGCCCATGCGCGACCTGGTGGCCGCCCTGCTGCGCGAGGAGAGTTCCTTCTTCGGGGACGACGCGCGCACCTATCTGCGCGACTGCCAGGATCACGCCATGCAGCTGCTCGAGGTGGTCCACAGCGGGCTCGACGCCACCTCCCAGCTGCTGTCGCTGCACGGGGCCATGATGTCGAACCGGATGAACGAGATCATGAAGGTGCTCACGGTGATGAGCACGATCTTCATCCCATTGTCGTTCCTCACCGGACTCTACGGCATGAACTTCGTGAACATGCCCGAGCTTCAGGCCCAGAACGGGTATTTCGTCCTGCTCGGGGTGATGGCGGTGATCGTCGTGGCCCTGGTGCTGTTCTTCCGGCACAAGGGCTGGCTACACGACGACTGAGCGCTCACAGCACCACTTCGAAGCCCTCGAAGCGCGGCGGACCGGCGAGCGTTCCCTCCGGTGAGCGGGCGCTCGCGTGCGCCTTGCGGAAGGCCTCGGACTCGGTCCAGGCCACGAACGACGCCTCGTCGTCCCATGCCGAGTGCGAGGCGTAGAGGGTCACGCCGTCCTCGGTGGCGCCGCGCAGCAGGTGGAACTCGCGGAAACCCGGGACCTCGTCGAGGTGGGTCTCGCGTTCGCGCCACTGCGTCTCGAAGGTTTCTTCGTGTCCCTCGTTGATCCGGAAGCGATTCATGGCGATGTACACTGTCGATCGTCCTCGTGGGGGTTCAGGTGGGGCGGTGGGCCAGGACGACCACGTCGTCGGGTTTTCCCGGCCACGGTCCCTGGTCTTCGAACATACGCGCGTGGTTGCGTTCGACCAGGGCACGGATGCCGTCCTCGAGCGGACCGCTGCGCACGAAGGCCACGATCTCGTCGTCGCTCAGGTTGTCGAAGAGACCATCGGTGGCCAGCAGTAGTGTGTCGCGCGCGGCGAACGGCACGGGTCCGACGGTTTCCCAGCCGACCTCCTCGGTGCCGAGGGCGTTGACGAGCAGGTGTCGCTCCTCGTGCGCGCGGGCTTCGTCCAGGGTCATGCGGCCGGCGGCGGCCTCGAGGCCCGGGACGGTGTGGTCGGTGGTGCGGAGCTTGCGGCGGCCGCGTTGGCCGGTGAGCAGGATCGTCGAGTCACCGGCGTGCCAGGTGCGGACTTCGTTCTCGTGGATCAGTGTCAGGGCGACGGTGGTGATCGCCTCTTCCCCGAGGCGAGCCACGGCGTCCACGGCTTCGATGCGGGCACGGCGGATGCGATCGCGGATGTCGCCCTCGCCCGACTCCAGGGTCCAGGCGATGGCCCGCACCGCGGCTTCGGAGGCTTCACCCCCGAGAGCATGGCCACCGGCGCCGTCGGCCACGGCCATCACCAGGGTGTCGCCGTCGTGGTGGATCAGTGCGGAGTCCTCGCTCGGCCGGTCGGCGCCGGGCCGGCGCGCACCCCAGACGATCACCGGACCGCGGGGGGTGTCGACGCGACCCACGCCCTGGAGTTCGGCGCGGGGCAGCATCAGGGTTCGTTCCGATGCGCCCACGGGGGATTCTCCTCGTTGCCACGTGAGGCGGCTTCGTCCACGGTGTCCGAAAAGGGAAAAGACCACGACGGCAGTCCCGTTTCAAGCATACTTCCGTACGCTCTTCCGCACGCTCACGAAGAAGGGATCCGCCATGAAACTCGCGATGATCGGCCTCGGACGCATGGGTGCCAACATGGCCGACCGCCTGATCGAGGGTGGTCACGACGTCTGTGGCTTCGACCTGAGCCGCGATGCACTCACCCGTCTGGGAGACGCCGGAGGCCGCGGATTCTCGACCATCGAAGACCTGGTCGGCTCGCTGGAGCCGCCCCGCACCGTGTGGCTGATGGTTCCGGCCGGCAAGCCCGTCGACGACACGATCGACGAACTCGTGCCGCGGCTGGCCCAGGGCGACCTGATCGTCGACGGTGGGAATTCGAACTACAAGGACACCATGCGGCGAGCCGAGGACCTGGCCGCAAAGGGCTTCCGCTTCGTCGACGTCGGCACCAGCGGCGGCGTGTGGGGGCGCAGCGAGGGCTACTCGATGATGGTCGGGGGACCCGACGACGCCGTCGAGCGTCTGAGCCCCGCGCTGAGGACGCTGGCACCCGGCGAGGAACTCGGCTGGGGCCACGTCGGACCCGCCGGCGCGGGACACTTCGTGAAGATGATCCACAACGGCATCGAGTACGGCATGATGCAGGCGTACGCCGAGGGCTTCGCGCTCATGGAGCGCAAGAAGGACTTCGATCTCGACCTCGAGCAGGTCGCCCAGATCTGGCGCCACGGCAGCGTGGTGCGCAGTTGGCTGCTCGACCTGATCGCGCGCGCCCTGAAGGACAGCCCGCAGCTCGAGGGACTCGACGCCTGGGTCAGCGATTCGGGCGAGGGCCGGTGGACGATCCAGGAGGCCGTCGACCTCGCGTCGCCGGCGCCGGTCATGACCATGGCGCTCATGGAGCGCTTCTCGTCGCGCGACGACGACTCCTACTCACACCGGCTGCTGAACGCCCTGCGCAATCAGTTCGGCGGCCACGCGATCAAGAAGAAGGATTCCTGATGTCCGACGGTCACGCGCCTGCGCACCTGTTCGTGTTGTTCGGCGCCACGGGCGACCTGGCGCGCCGCAAGCTCCTGCCCGCCATGTACCGCCTGAGCGAAGCGGGTCTGCTGGCCGGTCGCTGGGCGATCCTGGGCGTGGCCCGCAAGGCCGACATGGACGACGAGCGCTACCGCGCCTTCGTTCGCGAGTCCCTGGCCGAGGCCGGCGTCGAGGGTGACCTGGGTTCGTGGTGCAGCCACTGCGTGCACTACCAGAGGCTGGACGACGACAGCCAGTTCGGCGACCTGGCGCAGCGCATCGACGACGTCGAACGCGAGCACGGCCTGCCCGGCAACCGGCTCTTCTACCTGGCGCTGCCGCCGCACGTCTTCGCCTCGACCGTGCAGGGACTGGGCGAGGTCGGCCTGAACGAGAGCCGCGGCTTCACCCGCCTCGTCGTGGAGAAGCCGATCGGCCACGACCTCGCCAGTGCCGAGCAGCTGGAGAACGTGCTCCGTGGCATCTTCCGCGAGGACCAGATCTTCCGGATCGATCACTATCTGGGCAAGGAGACGGTCCAGAACCTCCTGGTGCTGCGCTTCGGCAACGCGATCTTCGAGTCGCTGTGGACACGCGAGCGGATCGAGAACGTGCAGATCACCGTGGCCGAGGACCTGGGCGTGGAGGACCGCGCCGGCTACTACGACCAGAGCGGCGCGCTGCGCGACATGATCCAGAACCACCTGACACAGCTGCTGGCGCTGATCGCCATGGAAGTGCCCGTGGCCTACGACGCCGAGGCCGTGCGCAGCGAGAAGATCAAGGTCCTGCGGTCGATCCGCGACATCGAGCCCGACGACGTCGTGCGCGGTCAGTACACGCGCAAGGGTGACGTGCCCGGATACACCGAGGCCGAGGGTGTGCCCGACGAGTCGACCACCGACACCTTCGCCGCCGTGCGGCTGTTCGTGGACAACTGGCGCTGGTACGGCACACCCTTCTACCTGCGCACGGGCAAGCGGCTTCCCCGCAAGACGACGCAGGTGGCGATCACCTTCCGCCGCCCGCCGGTGCAGTTGTTCCGGAGCATGCGCTGCTACGAGGTCTCGCACGACGCGCTCATCCTGCAGATCCAGCCGAACGAGGGCTTCGAACTGTACTTCGACGTCAAACGACCCGGCGAACCCATGCGTCTGGAGCGCGTGCCCCTGGGCTTCGAGTACGCCGAACGCTTCGAGGGCATTCCCGACGCCTACGTCACGCTGCTGCTCGATGCGCTCGAGGGCGACCAGACCCTGTTCGTGCACCACGACGAGGTGATGGCCTCGTGGCGGTTGTACGATCCGCTCGTGAAGGAGCCGGCTCCGGCGCACCCGTACGAAGCCGGTTCGTGGGGCCCGCGCGATGCCGACGTGCTGTGCACGCGCCACGGACACGAGTGGATGACGCGATGAAGCCGCCACTGCGCATCGAGCCCGACCCCGCCACCCTGGCCCGTGCCGCCGCCGACCGTGTGGTCGACACCCTGCAGGCGGCGATCGACGCGCGCGGGCGCGCCCGGATCGCGCTGGCCGGCGGTTCGACCCCGCGGGCGATGTACGAGGAACTGGCCGGTCGCCGCGAGGCCCTCGACTGGAGCGTGGTCGAGTTCTTCTGGAGCGACGAGCGCGTGGTGCCGTCCGACCATCCGGACAGCAACGTGCGGATGGCCCGCGAGGCCCTTCTCGATCCTCTGGGCATCGACGCGGCGCAGGTCCACGCACCGCGGACCGAGCTGGGCGCGGAGGACGCCGCGACCGCCTACGAGATCGAACTCCGCACCCGCGCGCACGACGACGGCACGCCGCACTTCGACCTGATCCTGCTGGGCATGGGCGACGACGGTCACACCGCGTCGTTGTTCCCCGGCGGAGCGGAACTCGAGGTCGAGGAGAACACCCTGGTGGTGGCATCGACCGCCCCCGTCGAACCGCGGGAACGGGTGACCTTCACGTTGCCGTTGATCGACGCGGCACGGTCGGTGCTGTTCGTGGTGGGCGGTGCCGCGAAGGCGCCGGCGCTGCGGCGGATCTTCGACGGCGACCGCGACCTTCCCGCCGCCCGGGTGGCCCCGCGCGACGGCGAACTCCTGTGGATGGTCGACGCCGACGCGGCCGACGTCAGTCCGCGAGGGTGAAGCCGGCGCGGTCGACGGCGGCGCGCAGCGCGTCGTCGCCGGGATCGTGGTCGATCTCGACCTCGACGCGGCCGGTGTGATGGTCCGCCCGCGCGTCGCGCACGCCGTCGACGCGCTTCAGTGCGTTGGAGATCGCGTTCTCGCAGCCGTTGCAGGTCATCCCCTCGACGCGGAGGGTGCGGAGTTCGGTGCTCACTTCGGGGCCTCGGGGTGGGGGTCGTCGGGATCGGCTCGCTTTCGGGGGAAGCTAGCAGGGTGGGTGGTGGGGGACAACGGGGGCGGGGATCTGGAGAGCCTCTCGCCCCGTGCGCTGTTCGAGCGCGCGACGGCGTGCGGACCCTGTACAACCATCCCATCTGGTGGGAGCCGCACGAGGTGCGCGCGGGCGTGGTCGACACGACGAAGGTGCCCCGCATCGCCGACCGCTTCGACGTGATCGAACTGAACGCCGGACGCTCGATCGGCATGAACCTCGTGGCCGCGGGCATCGCCCGCGCGTGCACGTTGGCCGCCGGCGACGACTGGCCGACCTTCCTCGACAACGTCTGGCGCGGCGAATCGCGGCAGCGGGTCGCTTCCCTCACC
Encoded here:
- a CDS encoding DUF5117 domain-containing protein, which produces MRPARSIFVFALVLIAGCGTSTPTPPTPDPAATQTPPPEPEPGPLEKFVEGKERLAGLFDVILDRDAARVWLEFPPAGADGLVAEVLYVEGLAHGLGSNPVGLDRGRIGSTRVVELHRIGRRLYVVQPNLGFRATSDNPDERRAVEQAFARSILWSGPVVAEAPGGDFVVDFTDFVVRDAHGVVRTLKRTGQGKFELDDDRSTLDPSQVLAFPDNLEFEAILTFGSDEPGPEVRKVTPTPDSVTLVQHHSLVRLPDDGYEPRAFDPRSGALWIGYQDYAAPLDEPIERKWIVRHRLK
- the polX gene encoding DNA polymerase/3'-5' exonuclease PolX; the protein is MAAAADKKTVIKTLERIAVLLELSGANPFKSRAFQNGARALQSYEGDLTAGLESGELKKIKGVGKGILTEVESLLADGTSPALVELEDAVPAGLLEIVRVPGLGPKRVRVLHEKLGIETLGELEYACNENRLVQLDGFGAKTQQKILAGIETVRRFGGRHLLSDAWAAADRLMDFVRGIDGVEHFELAGSIRRRRETIKDVDILVSAADPGRVHEAFTGMDAVAEVIGSGDTKTSVRLDTGIQVDLRTVTPRQFPFALHYFTGSKEHNTRMRQRAKDRGLKLNEYGLFPTGSDASLELDSEDAIFEALDLHPIPPELREDMGEFDAAEQGDLPPLVEEADIRGVLHNHTTWSDGAHSVREMAEAARAMGYQYLGLSDHSQSAFYAHGLKPDAILRQHEEIDEVNASFDDFVVLKGIESDILPDGSLDYDDDVLERMDFVVASVHGHFGLKPEDQTKRCIRAVQNPFTSILGHPTGRLLLARDGFEMDLEAVIEAAVEVDCALELNANPHRLDLDWRELRHAAKLGARISIGPDAHRTEGLQDVRYGVAVARKGWLRAENVLNALPLDELRAWLRARRG
- a CDS encoding mechanosensitive ion channel family protein, encoding MLPSLDFAALIDTLHVESVFRAAVVLILGIVLTRLVGRGVGRMVEVRLSAQEGMVTRRLITWVLGTLIVVTALNELGFDLRVLLGAAGVLTVALGFASQTSASNLISGLFLMAERPFVVGDYIQVDDRTGEVLSIDLLSVKLRTFDNLLVRVPNEDIIKKHIVNLTHFPIRRVDLKLRVAYGSDMDHVREILARVADDTPLCMTEPEPLFVFLRMGESGIEFQYSIWGTRDNYLDLLNSMYTAVEAALRAEGIEVPLPKRSVVGARADEPVRLDTHPATRD
- the corA gene encoding magnesium/cobalt transporter CorA, coding for MFHKKHPELGAKPGSLVISPDAAPPRIRLIDYSTSHHETVDDLPVHEIGQHVQTPSVSWVEVRGLGDRHVFEELSRQLEIHPLAIEDAVNVPVRPKSELYPNFHLVVLRMIRGLPDGRLERSQVTLFVGERILLTVQEGQADVFDKVRRRTEIGPRMRASGPDYLAYALIDLVIDAYFPVIETISQRIEDLEEEITLEARRSHVAAVLDLRRELQELRRDMEPMRDLVAALLREESSFFGDDARTYLRDCQDHAMQLLEVVHSGLDATSQLLSLHGAMMSNRMNEIMKVLTVMSTIFIPLSFLTGLYGMNFVNMPELQAQNGYFVLLGVMAVIVVALVLFFRHKGWLHDD
- a CDS encoding antibiotic biosynthesis monooxygenase, producing MYIAMNRFRINEGHEETFETQWRERETHLDEVPGFREFHLLRGATEDGVTLYASHSAWDDEASFVAWTESEAFRKAHASARSPEGTLAGPPRFEGFEVVL
- a CDS encoding protein phosphatase 2C domain-containing protein; its protein translation is MGASERTLMLPRAELQGVGRVDTPRGPVIVWGARRPGADRPSEDSALIHHDGDTLVMAVADGAGGHALGGEASEAAVRAIAWTLESGEGDIRDRIRRARIEAVDAVARLGEEAITTVALTLIHENEVRTWHAGDSTILLTGQRGRRKLRTTDHTVPGLEAAAGRMTLDEARAHEERHLLVNALGTEEVGWETVGPVPFAARDTLLLATDGLFDNLSDDEIVAFVRSGPLEDGIRALVERNHARMFEDQGPWPGKPDDVVVLAHRPT
- the gnd gene encoding decarboxylating 6-phosphogluconate dehydrogenase gives rise to the protein MKLAMIGLGRMGANMADRLIEGGHDVCGFDLSRDALTRLGDAGGRGFSTIEDLVGSLEPPRTVWLMVPAGKPVDDTIDELVPRLAQGDLIVDGGNSNYKDTMRRAEDLAAKGFRFVDVGTSGGVWGRSEGYSMMVGGPDDAVERLSPALRTLAPGEELGWGHVGPAGAGHFVKMIHNGIEYGMMQAYAEGFALMERKKDFDLDLEQVAQIWRHGSVVRSWLLDLIARALKDSPQLEGLDAWVSDSGEGRWTIQEAVDLASPAPVMTMALMERFSSRDDDSYSHRLLNALRNQFGGHAIKKKDS
- the zwf gene encoding glucose-6-phosphate dehydrogenase; translated protein: MSDGHAPAHLFVLFGATGDLARRKLLPAMYRLSEAGLLAGRWAILGVARKADMDDERYRAFVRESLAEAGVEGDLGSWCSHCVHYQRLDDDSQFGDLAQRIDDVEREHGLPGNRLFYLALPPHVFASTVQGLGEVGLNESRGFTRLVVEKPIGHDLASAEQLENVLRGIFREDQIFRIDHYLGKETVQNLLVLRFGNAIFESLWTRERIENVQITVAEDLGVEDRAGYYDQSGALRDMIQNHLTQLLALIAMEVPVAYDAEAVRSEKIKVLRSIRDIEPDDVVRGQYTRKGDVPGYTEAEGVPDESTTDTFAAVRLFVDNWRWYGTPFYLRTGKRLPRKTTQVAITFRRPPVQLFRSMRCYEVSHDALILQIQPNEGFELYFDVKRPGEPMRLERVPLGFEYAERFEGIPDAYVTLLLDALEGDQTLFVHHDEVMASWRLYDPLVKEPAPAHPYEAGSWGPRDADVLCTRHGHEWMTR
- the pgl gene encoding 6-phosphogluconolactonase, with the translated sequence MKPPLRIEPDPATLARAAADRVVDTLQAAIDARGRARIALAGGSTPRAMYEELAGRREALDWSVVEFFWSDERVVPSDHPDSNVRMAREALLDPLGIDAAQVHAPRTELGAEDAATAYEIELRTRAHDDGTPHFDLILLGMGDDGHTASLFPGGAELEVEENTLVVASTAPVEPRERVTFTLPLIDAARSVLFVVGGAAKAPALRRIFDGDRDLPAARVAPRDGELLWMVDADAADVSPRG
- a CDS encoding heavy metal-associated domain-containing protein, whose amino-acid sequence is MSTELRTLRVEGMTCNGCENAISNALKRVDGVRDARADHHTGRVEVEIDHDPGDDALRAAVDRAGFTLAD